A single genomic interval of Nonomuraea rubra harbors:
- a CDS encoding AfsR/SARP family transcriptional regulator, whose translation MSSLMEERRAPAARTMTAATRFSILGPVRARRGDGDLRLGGRQQRLVLALLLARAGTVVGLAEMVDTIWEQEPPASAVNVVHRYIGTLRRLIEPGLPVRSVGSHLIRHAAGYQLRVAEDSLDLLRFRALAAAARRCDDPEQAVRRYAEALSLWQGPCAAGLEPLSQNLPVFVAIEAERAQIVRDAADTALRAGLERLLLPALRQAVEHSPLDEALQARLILALAATGRQAEALEIYQQVRRRLGDELGIDPGPELLETHERLLRQRLAPRAGASAAAPAQLPPDHPFFTGRSDLLGRAERLIEEDRRHGRPTVALAVDGMPGVGKTTLAIRLAHRLAHAYPDGQLYADLRGFSADGPVLSADEVLRGFLTSLGLPQEDLPTQLHALAGLFRSRMSGRRVLLLLDNCGDFEQIRHVLPGTPGSLAIVTSRVRMTSLITAGGAHPLPVDLPSAHEARELLAHRLGAGRVAAEPQAAEEIIERCGRLPLAIALTAARAVTQPTVTLAEIAGELLSARDSLDGFAALPAAFSWSYHALTPPAARLFRLLALHPGPEVSAEAAAALAGTESRSAGSRLAELATHMLIQVRGGRSRMHDLLRAYAHQLSEELDTEAERHQARTRLLDFDGNR comes from the coding sequence CCTCGGACCGGTGCGGGCCCGCCGGGGCGACGGCGACCTGCGGCTGGGCGGCCGACAGCAGCGGCTGGTCCTGGCACTGCTGCTGGCCCGGGCGGGAACGGTGGTCGGCCTGGCCGAGATGGTGGACACCATCTGGGAGCAGGAGCCGCCGGCCAGCGCGGTCAACGTGGTCCACCGCTACATCGGGACGCTACGCCGGCTGATCGAGCCGGGTCTGCCAGTCCGTAGTGTCGGCTCACATCTGATCCGGCATGCGGCGGGATACCAGCTGCGCGTCGCGGAGGACTCCCTCGACCTGCTTCGCTTCCGAGCTCTGGCCGCGGCCGCGCGCCGCTGCGACGATCCGGAGCAGGCCGTGCGGCGCTACGCCGAGGCCCTCTCCTTGTGGCAGGGCCCCTGCGCCGCGGGCCTGGAGCCGCTCTCGCAGAACCTCCCGGTCTTCGTCGCCATCGAGGCCGAGCGCGCCCAGATCGTACGGGACGCGGCGGACACCGCCCTGCGCGCCGGCCTGGAACGGCTGCTGCTGCCCGCGCTCCGGCAGGCCGTGGAGCACAGCCCGCTGGACGAAGCCCTCCAGGCCCGGCTCATCCTCGCGCTGGCCGCCACCGGCCGGCAGGCCGAGGCACTGGAGATCTACCAGCAGGTACGCCGCAGGCTCGGCGACGAGCTCGGCATCGACCCGGGGCCTGAGCTGCTCGAGACGCACGAGCGGTTGCTGCGCCAGCGCCTCGCCCCGCGGGCTGGGGCATCGGCCGCCGCCCCGGCTCAGCTTCCGCCGGATCACCCCTTCTTCACCGGCCGGTCAGACCTGCTGGGCCGCGCCGAGCGGCTGATCGAGGAGGACCGCCGGCACGGCCGGCCGACCGTGGCACTGGCCGTCGACGGGATGCCCGGCGTGGGCAAGACCACCCTCGCGATCCGGCTCGCGCACCGGCTCGCCCACGCCTACCCTGACGGGCAGCTCTACGCGGACTTGCGCGGATTCTCCGCGGACGGGCCCGTGCTGAGCGCCGACGAGGTGCTTCGCGGCTTCCTCACCTCCCTCGGTCTGCCTCAGGAGGACCTGCCGACCCAGCTGCATGCCCTGGCCGGCCTGTTCCGCAGCAGGATGTCCGGGCGGCGGGTGCTGCTCCTGCTGGACAACTGCGGCGATTTCGAGCAGATCCGTCACGTGCTGCCCGGCACACCCGGCAGCCTCGCGATCGTAACCAGCCGGGTCCGCATGACCAGCCTGATCACCGCAGGCGGAGCGCACCCGCTGCCCGTCGATCTGCCATCGGCGCACGAGGCGCGCGAGCTCCTGGCACACCGGCTGGGCGCCGGCCGAGTCGCCGCCGAACCACAGGCCGCCGAGGAGATCATCGAGCGGTGCGGGCGGCTGCCGCTGGCCATCGCGTTGACCGCAGCGCGCGCGGTCACACAGCCGACCGTGACGCTCGCCGAAATAGCGGGCGAACTGCTGAGCGCACGCGACAGCCTGGACGGGTTCGCCGCACTGCCAGCGGCGTTCTCCTGGTCCTACCACGCGCTGACCCCGCCGGCCGCCCGCCTCTTCCGGCTGCTGGCATTGCACCCGGGCCCGGAGGTGAGCGCCGAGGCAGCCGCCGCTCTGGCCGGGACCGAGTCACGCAGCGCCGGGAGCCGGCTGGCCGAGCTCGCCACGCACATGCTGATCCAGGTACGCGGTGGCCGGAGCCGGATGCACGACCTGCTCCGCGCCTACGCCCATCAGCTCAGCGAGGAGCTCGACACCGAGGCGGAACGGCATCAGGCAAGGACCCGGCTGCTCGACTTCGACGGCAACCGTTGA
- a CDS encoding alpha/beta fold hydrolase, with protein sequence MAVPLIVLVHGAFAESAGWNGVIERLTQYGLPVLAVANPLRSLAGDASYLRDAIAGLARPVMLVGHSYGGMVITQAATGTPAVKALVYVAGFAPEPGESAAQLSLTFPGSTLGSALTSTPLADGSTDQSIEPARFAHQFAADVDPDAAALMAATQRPITDRALGDALDAPTAAWRTIPSWFVWGGADRNIPAAASRYMAQRARARELREIDGASHAVAVSQPGPVSEVIREAAAHI encoded by the coding sequence ATGGCTGTACCACTGATCGTCCTGGTACACGGCGCGTTCGCGGAGTCGGCCGGCTGGAACGGCGTCATCGAACGCCTCACCCAGTACGGCCTGCCCGTGCTGGCCGTCGCCAACCCGCTGCGCAGCCTCGCCGGCGACGCCAGTTACCTGCGTGACGCCATCGCCGGCCTGGCCCGGCCGGTCATGCTCGTCGGCCACTCCTACGGCGGGATGGTCATCACCCAGGCGGCCACAGGCACCCCCGCCGTCAAGGCCCTGGTCTACGTGGCCGGCTTCGCTCCCGAGCCCGGGGAGAGCGCGGCGCAGCTCTCACTCACGTTCCCGGGCAGCACTCTCGGCAGCGCGCTCACCAGCACGCCGCTTGCCGACGGCAGCACCGACCAATCCATCGAACCGGCGAGGTTCGCCCATCAGTTCGCCGCCGATGTGGACCCGGACGCCGCCGCTCTGATGGCCGCCACCCAACGGCCGATCACCGACCGGGCCCTCGGTGACGCCCTGGACGCCCCGACCGCCGCCTGGCGCACCATCCCCAGCTGGTTCGTCTGGGGTGGCGCCGACCGCAACATCCCAGCCGCGGCGTCGCGGTACATGGCCCAGCGCGCGAGGGCACGGGAGCTACGGGAGATCGACGGCGCCTCGCACGCCGTCGCGGTCTCGCAGCCAGGCCCGGTCTCCGAGGTGATCCGTGAAGCGGCTGCCCACATCTAG
- a CDS encoding sigma factor-like helix-turn-helix DNA-binding protein — protein sequence MKRLPTSSDQGARAASVAAPDRPDALADFLEARVMLLQIARRIVATTDAEDVVQDTWLRWNGTDRTVVRNARAFLACTTQRLSITRTQSAYARHQIPAGLTVDYPAQLAADPAQIAEDIDELRAAMAVLVVRLGPRERVAYLLREAFALPYRNVGELLGLTEPHTRQVLRRARARLVSGPDRPVSPVEKSRLLAVFLDAARRGDLAALAAFARTS from the coding sequence GTGAAGCGGCTGCCCACATCTAGCGACCAAGGGGCCAGAGCCGCCAGCGTCGCCGCCCCGGATCGGCCCGACGCCCTCGCCGACTTCCTCGAAGCCCGCGTCATGCTCCTGCAGATCGCCCGCCGAATCGTCGCAACCACTGACGCCGAGGACGTCGTCCAAGACACCTGGCTGCGATGGAACGGCACCGACCGCACGGTCGTCCGCAACGCACGTGCCTTTCTCGCCTGCACCACGCAACGCCTGTCGATCACGCGAACGCAAAGCGCGTACGCCCGGCACCAGATACCGGCCGGGCTGACAGTGGATTATCCTGCGCAGCTGGCCGCAGACCCGGCCCAGATCGCCGAAGACATCGATGAGCTCCGAGCGGCGATGGCTGTGCTGGTAGTCCGGCTCGGCCCGCGCGAACGCGTGGCCTACCTGCTGCGCGAGGCATTCGCCCTGCCCTACCGGAACGTCGGTGAGCTACTCGGACTCACCGAGCCGCACACGCGCCAGGTGCTCCGCCGTGCCCGAGCGCGGCTGGTGTCTGGCCCCGACCGTCCCGTGTCGCCGGTGGAAAAGTCCCGTCTGCTCGCGGTGTTCCTCGACGCCGCCCGCCGTGGAGATCTCGCGGCGCTCGCGGCTTTCGCCCGAACGAGCTGA
- a CDS encoding XRE family transcriptional regulator gives MSNGSFGQQLRALRQSAGLTIEALSEASMVSGRAISDMERGRSRAPQERTLEALADALELGDADRAELVELARAERSDNRVGRPRLYELPRGLGDFVGRVPELELLLRRGREASGDGPAPVVVVHGQAGVGKTACAVRAAEQLREVFPAGQFYVDLRGTDAEPMAAAEALDRLLRALGVKPGAIAEEELERASQLRALLAERRCLLVLDNAADEAQVRPLLPGPGAGMAIVTSRRTLAGLETVSRIALAPLSPLESAELLREIVRDGSARAQAGEVDEVARLCGHLPLALRIAGTRLASRPGWTMKNLAERLSDEDRRLAQLSVGDVGVEAAFALSYAVLSSRAKTLFRRLAHVPSVDFAAPIAAVLTQMELFTTEDELDRLVELGLLQHEGADRYRFHDLIRLFATQRLRDEETAAARAAAEQAMTDWLLETATMAGRWFEPEAGEPPADGKGLVPIASLEEAHAWLQAERDSWLAALRLAAAAGRHKQVAGLGEAIYWFAGTMDHWSGHWEEVFALSRAAAARLPDRLGELRHLNYYAWAVLGVGRLEESAALAMEAYQLAESLGAVKEQAEAIWSAAEVWRVAGNLDQALWAYSRARELAGTAGAHITYLQSFVGAGLTLSSLGRVDEALREFRTVLREIDGRPVPPGMAQATRAAVQLGLARTLADAQRWQEAIDEATPALAASTEMGRVWYIGHLRLVLGRAHAALGAADEAREHLTAGIELLQDDVVTSSRTMDEAKAQLAALGD, from the coding sequence ATGTCGAATGGATCTTTTGGGCAGCAGTTGCGAGCCTTGCGGCAGTCGGCCGGCCTGACGATCGAGGCGTTGTCGGAGGCGTCCATGGTGAGCGGGCGCGCCATCAGCGACATGGAGCGGGGCCGCAGCAGGGCGCCACAGGAGCGGACGCTGGAGGCGCTGGCCGACGCGCTGGAGCTGGGCGACGCCGATCGTGCGGAGCTGGTCGAGCTGGCGCGCGCCGAACGGTCGGACAACCGGGTGGGGCGGCCGCGGTTGTACGAGCTGCCGCGCGGCCTGGGTGACTTCGTCGGCCGGGTGCCGGAACTGGAGCTGCTGCTGCGCCGGGGGCGGGAGGCGTCCGGGGACGGGCCGGCGCCCGTGGTGGTGGTGCACGGCCAGGCGGGGGTGGGCAAGACGGCGTGCGCGGTGCGGGCGGCCGAGCAGTTGCGTGAGGTGTTTCCCGCCGGGCAGTTCTACGTGGATCTGCGGGGCACCGACGCGGAGCCGATGGCGGCGGCGGAGGCGCTGGATCGGCTGCTGCGGGCGCTGGGGGTCAAACCGGGCGCGATCGCGGAGGAGGAGCTGGAGCGGGCCAGCCAGTTGCGGGCGCTGCTGGCCGAGCGGCGGTGCCTGCTGGTGCTGGACAATGCCGCCGACGAGGCCCAGGTACGGCCGCTGCTGCCGGGGCCGGGCGCCGGGATGGCCATCGTGACGAGCCGGCGCACGCTGGCCGGGCTGGAGACGGTGTCGCGGATCGCACTGGCGCCGCTGTCGCCGCTGGAGTCGGCCGAGCTGCTGCGGGAGATCGTACGGGACGGCTCCGCCCGCGCGCAGGCCGGCGAGGTCGATGAGGTCGCACGGTTGTGCGGGCACCTGCCGCTGGCGCTACGCATCGCGGGCACCCGGCTGGCCAGCCGGCCGGGCTGGACCATGAAGAACCTGGCGGAGCGGCTGTCGGACGAGGACCGGCGGCTGGCGCAGTTGTCCGTGGGCGATGTGGGGGTGGAGGCGGCGTTCGCGCTGTCGTACGCGGTGCTGTCGTCACGGGCCAAGACGTTGTTCCGGCGGCTCGCACATGTACCTTCGGTGGATTTCGCGGCGCCGATCGCCGCGGTGCTCACTCAGATGGAGCTGTTCACGACGGAGGATGAGCTCGACCGGCTGGTGGAGCTGGGCCTGCTGCAGCACGAAGGGGCCGACCGCTACAGGTTCCATGACCTGATCCGGCTCTTCGCCACGCAGCGGCTGCGCGACGAGGAGACGGCGGCGGCCAGGGCGGCGGCCGAGCAGGCGATGACGGACTGGCTGCTGGAGACCGCGACCATGGCCGGGCGATGGTTCGAACCCGAAGCCGGCGAGCCGCCGGCCGATGGCAAGGGGCTGGTCCCGATCGCCTCGCTCGAGGAGGCGCACGCCTGGTTGCAGGCAGAGAGGGACAGCTGGCTGGCCGCGCTGAGGCTGGCTGCCGCCGCCGGCCGGCACAAGCAGGTGGCCGGACTCGGCGAGGCGATCTACTGGTTCGCGGGCACGATGGATCACTGGAGTGGTCACTGGGAGGAGGTCTTCGCGCTGTCGAGGGCCGCCGCCGCCCGGCTGCCTGACCGCCTGGGAGAGCTCCGGCACCTCAACTACTATGCCTGGGCGGTGCTCGGTGTGGGACGGCTTGAGGAGAGCGCGGCGCTGGCGATGGAGGCCTACCAGCTCGCGGAAAGCCTGGGCGCCGTGAAGGAGCAGGCCGAGGCGATATGGAGCGCGGCCGAGGTCTGGCGGGTCGCCGGGAACCTCGACCAGGCTCTGTGGGCGTACTCCCGGGCGCGGGAGCTGGCCGGCACCGCCGGTGCTCACATCACCTACCTGCAGAGTTTCGTGGGAGCAGGGCTGACGCTCTCCAGTCTCGGCAGAGTCGACGAGGCCCTGCGGGAGTTCAGGACCGTGCTGCGGGAGATCGATGGGCGGCCGGTCCCGCCCGGGATGGCGCAAGCGACCCGAGCGGCCGTCCAGCTGGGCCTGGCCAGGACGCTGGCCGACGCGCAGCGCTGGCAGGAGGCGATCGACGAGGCGACTCCGGCCCTGGCCGCGTCCACCGAGATGGGCAGGGTCTGGTACATCGGCCATCTGCGGCTGGTGCTGGGCAGGGCGCATGCCGCGCTGGGCGCGGCCGACGAGGCTCGCGAGCATCTGACCGCCGGGATCGAACTGCTGCAGGACGACGTGGTGACCAGCTCCCGGACGATGGACGAGGCGAAGGCGCAGCTCGCGGCCCTCGGCGACTGA
- a CDS encoding S8 family peptidase: MLAAAGVASPPARAASEPSPEVVAERVDTQPAPGPATLTLITGDVVDYAPGKGGGMPSIAVRPAPRPDGGDVTFATLPSKDGGYLVMPSDAAGMVAAGTLDEELFDVETLARDQRTEAIPLLITYAGDPAPATLSRSADALPASENVRVLDSINGAAMSVDTGQAAAFWAGLRTDRPSAQRSASGLAKVWLDRKTHALLDRSVPLIGAPKAWELGYDGKGVKVAVLDGGIDVHHPDFAGRIEAMANFGTAPGIEDKDGHGTHVASTIAGAGETHQGVAPAATLLVGKVFDDEDNGNSSWTIAGMQWAAEQGADVVNLSLGWCCGDGTDPMSQAVNALTKKHGTLFVAAAGNDYKALAVNSPAAADEALAVGGVDKVTGTELGDFSSRGPRLGDAAVKPNIVAPGVDIVAARAAGSPRPGIPGNDRYLMASGTSMASPHVAGAAAILAQQHPEWRAAELRDALTSTAARGDALNWFDQGSGRVDVARAVTQTVFATSSVDFRKLDGPATRQITYRNLGTEPVTLALSLLTRGWSGNPAPDGAVRLGADSVTVPANGTATVDLAVHLQAGARGVYGGWVTAQAGETRVVTPFSYYAEAVKHSVKVSLINSYGTKEFYSRYAHQRPAVTVFPVKLPASPEDPFTSYRFSSLSTDYAGNGEFRLPAGEYELFGSLYERRLANRETLVIKTIDVDGDETVTLDARETVRVRPDLPKPADGAGTVRYQHNPDVNDPDDHPTGFSMYWSVSGGYDLYVTPVTPPRTGTSRLAHQWAMEPPVLSKVVAGGLTLHPVYTPDSMRALTTNTTHPIVSVGRGRAEDFDGVDVTGKIVLTGVPVENLERPYATAAEAMDVVGAEAARRGAVGILGYLDMDGGRARVPDGPSLRLGLSAAEGRAVRAALGQGPLSLRLEPYTGPDVVYNLRYDSPGQMPTRPPKVKMKDLVRVDATYHADKANAQMRANILTNTVEPVVLVSIHNQPIRSQHRTEYYGPATGDVVWTREITNESLTLKTDNLFTRRDRRMTDRWFKAPLVPGAADVPPGYPVALPCGLCRDGDRFVPGEQWRDSDSRHYSDPNPVTSAPKLFVDDQQAGTIQGYRPRYFTVPGKAGTYRLESTDTTGRTLPRRVTTTTSFASTPPAGTPRGYTCSSGTLCAFQPALQFAYDLPLDLLNRAASGKRFTFELRAGAHSTLRRAPEVKRVAVEYSVDDGVTWQPARRVISRGDGRYRVEVKHPALADTSGYVSLRVTASDQAGGSATQTIERAYGLT, from the coding sequence GTGCTCGCTGCCGCCGGCGTCGCCTCACCGCCCGCCCGGGCGGCCTCTGAACCGTCCCCGGAGGTCGTGGCCGAGCGGGTGGACACCCAGCCCGCTCCTGGCCCGGCCACCCTCACTCTCATCACCGGTGACGTCGTCGACTACGCCCCCGGCAAGGGGGGTGGCATGCCCTCCATCGCCGTCCGTCCGGCCCCCAGGCCGGACGGGGGCGATGTCACGTTCGCCACGCTGCCCAGCAAGGATGGCGGCTACCTGGTGATGCCCTCCGATGCCGCCGGCATGGTGGCCGCCGGCACTCTGGATGAGGAGCTGTTCGACGTCGAGACGCTGGCCCGCGACCAGCGCACCGAGGCCATCCCGCTGCTGATCACCTATGCCGGCGATCCGGCCCCCGCCACGCTGTCCAGGTCTGCGGACGCCCTGCCGGCCAGCGAGAACGTCCGCGTGCTCGACAGCATCAACGGCGCCGCGATGAGCGTGGACACGGGACAGGCGGCGGCGTTCTGGGCGGGCCTGCGTACAGACCGGCCTTCCGCCCAGCGTTCGGCGAGCGGCCTGGCCAAGGTCTGGCTCGACCGTAAGACGCACGCTCTGCTCGACAGGAGTGTGCCGCTGATCGGCGCGCCGAAGGCCTGGGAGCTCGGGTACGACGGCAAGGGCGTCAAGGTCGCCGTTCTCGACGGCGGCATCGACGTGCACCATCCGGACTTCGCCGGCCGCATCGAGGCCATGGCGAACTTCGGCACGGCCCCCGGCATCGAGGACAAGGACGGGCACGGCACGCACGTCGCCTCGACGATCGCCGGTGCGGGCGAGACCCACCAGGGCGTGGCCCCGGCCGCCACGCTGCTGGTCGGCAAGGTGTTCGACGACGAGGACAACGGCAACTCGTCGTGGACCATCGCGGGCATGCAGTGGGCCGCCGAGCAGGGAGCCGATGTGGTGAACCTGAGCCTCGGCTGGTGCTGCGGCGACGGCACCGACCCGATGAGCCAGGCCGTGAACGCGCTGACGAAGAAGCACGGGACCCTGTTCGTGGCGGCGGCGGGCAACGACTACAAGGCGCTCGCCGTGAACTCCCCGGCGGCGGCGGACGAGGCGCTGGCCGTGGGCGGGGTGGACAAGGTCACGGGCACGGAGCTGGGGGATTTCTCCAGCCGGGGCCCTCGCCTGGGCGACGCGGCGGTCAAGCCGAACATCGTCGCGCCGGGCGTGGACATCGTGGCCGCCCGCGCCGCGGGCTCCCCGAGACCCGGCATCCCGGGGAACGACAGGTACCTGATGGCGAGCGGCACGTCGATGGCCTCCCCGCACGTGGCAGGGGCCGCGGCCATCCTGGCCCAGCAGCATCCCGAGTGGCGGGCGGCCGAACTGCGCGACGCGCTGACCTCGACCGCCGCGCGCGGCGACGCACTCAACTGGTTCGACCAGGGCAGCGGCCGGGTGGACGTGGCCCGCGCGGTCACCCAGACAGTGTTCGCCACCTCCTCCGTCGACTTCCGCAAGCTGGACGGGCCGGCCACACGGCAGATCACCTACCGCAACCTCGGCACCGAGCCCGTCACCCTCGCGCTCTCCCTCCTCACCCGAGGCTGGAGCGGTAACCCTGCCCCCGACGGCGCGGTCAGGCTGGGAGCGGACAGTGTCACGGTGCCCGCGAACGGCACCGCCACCGTGGACCTCGCCGTGCACCTGCAGGCCGGCGCGAGGGGTGTGTACGGCGGCTGGGTGACGGCGCAGGCCGGCGAGACACGCGTGGTGACGCCGTTCAGCTACTACGCCGAAGCGGTCAAGCACAGCGTCAAGGTGTCGCTCATCAACTCCTACGGGACCAAGGAGTTCTACAGCCGGTACGCCCACCAGCGGCCCGCGGTGACCGTGTTTCCGGTGAAACTGCCAGCGAGCCCGGAAGACCCGTTCACCTCCTACAGGTTCTCCTCCCTGAGCACCGATTACGCGGGCAACGGCGAGTTCCGCCTGCCGGCGGGCGAATACGAGCTGTTCGGCTCCCTCTACGAGCGACGGCTCGCCAACCGCGAAACCCTGGTGATCAAAACCATCGACGTCGACGGGGACGAGACAGTCACCCTGGACGCCCGCGAAACGGTCAGGGTCAGACCGGATTTGCCGAAACCGGCCGACGGCGCAGGCACCGTGCGCTATCAGCACAACCCCGATGTGAACGACCCCGACGACCATCCCACTGGCTTCAGCATGTACTGGTCCGTGTCGGGCGGCTACGACCTGTACGTCACGCCGGTAACACCCCCGAGAACGGGTACGAGCCGCCTGGCGCACCAATGGGCCATGGAGCCGCCCGTCCTGTCCAAGGTCGTAGCCGGCGGCCTGACACTGCATCCCGTGTACACCCCGGACTCCATGCGCGCGCTCACCACGAACACCACTCACCCCATTGTGTCCGTGGGCCGGGGACGGGCCGAGGACTTCGACGGAGTGGACGTGACGGGCAAGATCGTGCTGACCGGGGTTCCGGTCGAGAACCTCGAGCGGCCGTATGCGACCGCGGCCGAAGCCATGGACGTGGTCGGAGCCGAGGCGGCGCGCCGCGGTGCCGTGGGCATCCTCGGCTACCTCGACATGGACGGAGGTCGGGCCCGCGTCCCCGACGGGCCGTCCCTACGGCTCGGCTTGAGCGCCGCCGAGGGCCGGGCCGTGCGCGCCGCGCTCGGCCAGGGACCACTGTCGCTGCGGCTGGAGCCGTACACGGGCCCGGACGTGGTCTACAACCTGCGCTACGACTCACCCGGTCAGATGCCGACGCGCCCGCCGAAGGTCAAGATGAAGGACCTCGTACGGGTGGACGCCACCTACCACGCCGACAAGGCGAACGCCCAGATGCGGGCGAACATCTTGACGAACACCGTTGAGCCCGTCGTGCTGGTGAGCATCCACAACCAACCCATCCGTTCGCAACACCGCACCGAGTACTACGGTCCGGCCACTGGCGACGTGGTCTGGACCCGGGAAATCACGAACGAGTCGCTGACCCTGAAGACCGACAACCTGTTCACTCGGCGCGACCGGCGCATGACCGACCGGTGGTTCAAGGCGCCGCTGGTGCCGGGAGCCGCCGACGTGCCCCCCGGGTACCCGGTCGCGCTGCCGTGCGGGTTGTGCCGCGACGGGGACCGGTTCGTACCCGGAGAGCAATGGCGCGACTCCGACTCACGCCATTACAGCGATCCGAACCCGGTGACGTCGGCGCCGAAACTGTTCGTCGACGACCAGCAAGCGGGCACGATTCAGGGCTATCGCCCCCGCTACTTCACGGTCCCCGGGAAAGCGGGAACGTACCGGCTGGAGTCGACGGACACGACTGGCCGCACCCTGCCGAGGAGAGTGACCACGACCACGTCGTTCGCCTCCACACCACCCGCCGGGACGCCACGCGGCTACACCTGCTCCTCCGGGACGTTGTGCGCGTTCCAACCGGCGCTCCAGTTCGCCTACGACCTGCCACTCGACCTGCTGAACCGGGCCGCGTCCGGCAAGCGCTTCACCTTCGAGCTGCGCGCCGGCGCGCACTCCACGCTGCGCAGAGCACCCGAGGTGAAGCGGGTTGCGGTGGAGTATTCAGTGGACGACGGTGTGACCTGGCAGCCGGCCAGGCGGGTCATCAGCCGCGGCGATGGTCGTTACCGCGTCGAGGTGAAGCATCCGGCCCTGGCGGACACCAGCGGCTACGTCTCCCTGCGGGTCACCGCCTCGGACCAGGCAGGCGGCTCGGCCACGCAGACCATCGAGCGGGCGTACGGCCTGACCTAG
- a CDS encoding alpha/beta hydrolase, with protein MTAPATTGVVLEPACQRFLDRALRRMPSLHEMEPAKARTALDGLQSGPVDLLPVDEKWVMVSASVGNVSVRVVRPRGNAAPLPVVLYMHGGGWMLGNAFTHDRLVRELAVGAGAAVAFVEYTNAPEARYPVAIEQGYAVAQWIGREGTAYGLDPDRVSVAGDSSGGNMAAALTLMAKQRGDVRFVHQSLYYPVTDAAMDTGSYRDFATDYLLTARAMARFWDAYLPDAERRREITASPLRASPAELTGLPPAFVVVGEADLLRDEGEAYAAKLRAAGVPVTTVRYDGIIHGFMTLNELSDTCAGRAATAQAAAMLRSAFGP; from the coding sequence ATGACAGCCCCGGCCACCACCGGAGTCGTGCTGGAGCCCGCCTGCCAGCGATTCCTGGACCGCGCCTTGCGACGGATGCCGTCCCTGCACGAGATGGAACCAGCCAAGGCACGCACCGCCCTTGACGGTCTGCAGTCCGGCCCGGTGGATCTGCTGCCGGTGGATGAGAAGTGGGTCATGGTGTCCGCCTCCGTGGGGAACGTCTCGGTGCGCGTCGTCCGGCCGCGAGGGAACGCTGCCCCGCTGCCGGTGGTGCTCTACATGCACGGCGGCGGTTGGATGCTCGGCAACGCGTTCACGCACGATCGGCTGGTCCGCGAACTCGCGGTCGGCGCCGGCGCCGCGGTCGCGTTCGTCGAGTACACCAACGCGCCCGAGGCGCGCTACCCGGTGGCGATCGAGCAGGGGTACGCGGTCGCGCAGTGGATCGGCCGGGAGGGCACCGCGTACGGCCTCGATCCGGACCGCGTCTCGGTGGCGGGAGACTCGTCCGGCGGCAACATGGCGGCGGCGCTGACGCTGATGGCGAAACAGCGGGGCGATGTCCGCTTCGTGCACCAGTCCCTGTACTACCCGGTCACCGACGCCGCCATGGACACCGGCTCCTACCGTGACTTCGCGACGGACTATCTCCTCACCGCCCGGGCGATGGCGCGGTTCTGGGACGCCTACCTGCCGGACGCCGAGCGGCGGCGAGAGATCACCGCCTCGCCGCTGCGCGCCTCCCCGGCGGAGCTCACCGGCCTCCCGCCCGCCTTCGTCGTCGTCGGCGAGGCCGACCTCCTGCGCGATGAAGGCGAAGCCTACGCCGCGAAGCTGCGTGCCGCCGGCGTCCCGGTCACCACCGTGAGGTACGACGGCATCATCCACGGCTTCATGACGCTGAACGAGCTGAGCGACACGTGCGCGGGCCGCGCGGCGACGGCGCAGGCGGCCGCCATGCTCCGCTCCGCCTTCGGCCCCTGA